TGTCTTTTATCTGACAGGTCTTGATGAGCATGGTCAAAAGATCCAACAAAAAGCGGAAGAAGCTGGCATCACACCACAAGCCTATGTTGATGGCATGGCAGTTGGCGTCAAAGAACTCTGGAAATTACTCGATATCTCATATGATAAATTTATCCGTACAACTGATGATTACCATGAAAAAGTGGTAGCACAGGTCTTTGAGCGCTTGCTTGCTCAAGATGATATCTACTTGGGTGAATACTCTGGTTGGTATTCAGTTTCAGATGAGGAATTCTTTACAGAAAGTCAGCTTGCGGAAGTTTTCCGTGATGAAGCTGGAAATGTGACAGGCGGTATTGCTCCATCAGGTCACGAGGTTGAATGGGTTTCAGAAGAGTCTTATTTCCTTCGCCTCAGCAAATACCAAGACCGTTTGGTTGAATTTTTCAAATCACATCCTGACTTCATTACTCCAGATGGTCGTCTTAATGAAATGTTGCGTAACTTCATCGAGCCAGGTTTAGAAGATTTGGCAGTTTCTCGTACAACCTTTACCTGGGGTGTGCCAGTCCCTTCCAATCCAAAACACGTTGTCTATGTTTGGATCGATGCCCTTCTTAACTATGCGACTGCTCTTGGTTACGGTCAAGACGATCATGCTAACTATGATAAATTCTGGAATGGAACGGTCTTCCACATGGTCGGAAAAGACATTCTTCGTTTCCACTCCATCTACTGGCCAATCCTTCTCATGATGTTGGATATGAAATTGCCTGCCCGCTTGATTGCCCATGGTTGGTTCGTCATGAAAGACGGCAAGATGTCTAAGTCTAAAGGGAATGTCGTTTATCCTGAAATGTTAGTAGAGCGTTATGGACTGGATCCACTTCGTTACTACCTCATGCGTAGCCTTCCTGTTGGTTCAGATGGAACCTTCACTCCTGAGGACTACATTGGCCGTATCAACTATGAATTGGCCAATGACCTTGGAAACCTCCTTAACCGTACGGTTTCTATGATTAACAAGTATTTTGATGGGCAAATCCCTGCCTATGTAGAGGGTGTGACTGAATTTGATAATGCTCTTGCTGAGGTTGCAGAGCAATCTATCTCTGACTACCATACACACATGGAAGCAGTTGACTATCCACGTGCTTTAGAAGCAGTATGGACTCTTATATCACGTACCAACAAATACATAGATGAGACAGCCCCATGGGTCTTGGCTAAGGATGAAGAGCACCGTGACCAATTGGCAAGTGTCATGAGCCACTTGGCAGCCAGCCTTCGTGTCGTAGCTCACATGATTGAGCCCTTTATGATGGGAACTAGTCGCGCTGTATTGGCACAACTTGGTCTAGCAGAAGTTTCTAGCCTAGAAAACTTGAGCTTGGCAGATTTCCCTGCAGGTGTGACTGTTGTTGCCAAAGGAACACCAATCTTCCCGCGTCTCGACATGGAAGAAGAGATTGCCTATATCAAGGAACAAATGGAAGGCAACAAACCAGCCGTCGAAAAAGAATGGAATCCAGATGAAGTTGAACTCAAACTCAACAAGGAAGAAATCAAGTTTGAAGACTTTGATAAGGTCGAAATCCGTGTTGCAGAGGTCAAAGAAGTGTCTAAAGTAGAAGGTTCTGACAAGTTGCTCCAATTCCGCCTCGATGCAGGTGATGGCGAAGACCGTCAAATCCTCTCAGGAATTGCCAAATACTATCCAAACGAACAAGAATTGGTCGGCAAGAAGGTCCAAATCGTTGCCAACCTCAAACCACGCAAGATGATGAAAAAATATGTCAGTCAAGGAATGATCCTCTCAGCTGAACATGAAGGCAAATTAACCCTTCTCACAGTTGATCCAGCTGTACCAAACGGAAGTGTGATTGGCTAATAGCAAAAAACCAACGTTATACACGTTGGTTTTTCTTGTTATGCGCGAGATTTTCTAAGAAGTAATCCATCTCCTTTTGCGACCGGAGGACAATTACTTTCTCAGGGTAGGTTTCTTGAACCCGTTGATAGCGTTCTTTAGCATGTTTTGTCCGCCCATCCCAGAGAATCCATCGGATAAAATCCCAGTCAAAGCGTTCAGGACAGCCTGCTGCCATACTTTCTCTGACTTTACCTCGGTATGTGAGATACCGTTTAAAGGCTCGAAAGAGACAAGTCCATGGGGAAAAGTTGAGAAAGATGATTTGGTCAGCTTCCAGCATTCTTTCTTCATAGCAACACCAAGAGTAGTTGCCGTCGATGACCCAAGCTTCGTGCTTTGTGAGAAAGTTTTTCATCTCGGTCAACATCCATTCGCGGTCACTGTCTTGCCAACCAGGTTGAAATTGAAGTGTATCCATATGCAGTTTGGGGATGGAGTAGTAGTTTGACAACTTTTCAGCTAGAGTTGACTTGCCAGCTCCAGAATATCCTATGATTGCGATTTTCATTTTCTACCTTTTCTGATTAGAGGACAAAAAAACAGCCTCTATGGACTGTTTCTTATTTAGCAAGTTTAGCTGAAAGACGAGCTTTATCGCGGCTTGCTTTGTTTTTATGAATCAAACCTTTAGTTTCTGCTTTGTCGATAGCTGAGCTAGCAGCACGGAAAAGTTCTTCAGAAGGGTTTGCTTCGAAAGCTTTGATAGCAGTACGCATAGCTGATTTTTGAGCTGAGTTTTTTTCGTTTTGTTTAACGTTCAATTCAGCGCGTTTGATAGCTGATTTAATGTTTGCCAATGTTCTTACCTCCATATTTACTAACTATACCATTATATATGAAAACTTAGGTTTTGACAAGGGGAAATTATTTTTTTAGGTAAATTTCATCGATTTCATGGTTTTTAGTCTTGTGGAGAATGACCTCGGCGCGATTCCTTGTTGGTTCGATATAGTTTTGTAGATTTGTGAGATTAATACTGGTCCAAACCTGGTGTGCAAAGGATTCAACTTCTCCAATTGGCATTTGCGTAAAGCGGTGGTAGTAGCTGTTGGGATCATTTTGGGCAAAGCTGAGCAGTTTCAAGAAACGATCCAGATACCAGCTTTCAATATCCTCGACAGCAGCATCCACATAGATGGAGAAATCAAAGAAATCAGTGATGTAAAGACGCTCATTTTGAGGATTTTGAAAGACATTAATCCCCTCTACAATGACAAAGTCAGCAGCTTTGACACATTGTTTCTCCCCAAGAACGATGTCATACACTTCATGAGAATAGACAGGAATATCGACATCTTGGCCATTTTTTAGGCGATCAAGAAAATTCAGCAAGGCTTCCATATCATAACTTTCAGGAAAACCTTTGCGATTTAAGATATCTTGGTCAATCAAGATTTGATTGGGATAGAGAAAACCGTCAGTTGTCACCAATTCTACAGTAGCATCTGGGAGAGTACGTGATAGAAGAATCTGAAGTAAGCGACTAGTAGTCGATTTCCCGACAGCAACACTTCCAGAAACCCCAATGATAAAAGGTTGGGATTTGCTTTCACGTTGGAGGAAAATTCCTTTTGAAAATGCCAAATCATCCTTAGTGCGCTTGTAAATATGGATAAGATGAACAAGGGGAAGATAGACGTCCGTTACGTCCTGCAGACTAATCTGGTCATTGAAACTCTTGATGGATTCTAACTCTTCCTCTGTCAAGGGAGGGGTTGTTTTGCGATGCAATGATTGCCAAGTCTGGCGACTGATTTTTTCAAAATGTAAAAATTCGTTGGTCATTTGTTTTCCCCTAGATATTTTGTTAATCATACCATAAAAAGCTAAAAAAATAAAGCGGTTTCTTGATGGTAGTAAGTCAATATCGTATAATAGAGGTAGATGGAGGTTGAATAATTTAATGATGAGATAGGGAATTGTTTCTGAAGACTTATCAATTATTAAAAGTGGGATTTTTAGTTCGCAACTTATAGGAGGTATACAATGAAAATTTTGAGATGTTACATATTGGAACTCTGTTTTATTTTAAGTTTTACACTACCTTTTATAAGGGGAGCAAATGCGGATAATGGGAGACGCTTTGTAGAAACCTACTACGGCTTTACCTTCTTAATGGATCATCTCCTTGTAACAGTTGTCTTTATCTGTTCACTCTTGATTGCTTGGCTAGTAAAAAAGCAGTGGACAAAATGGCTTGCTGCTGGTAGTTATCTATTTTTGATTTTGTGGATTGCTACAGAAGGATATCTATTCCGTATGTCACTAGATGATTTGATACGACTTTGGACAAGTTTGGAAATCTTGACACAAACTTATCAGTTGGGTTTTTATCTAAACATCATATTGGGAATCCTATTGATAATAAAGTATTTTAAGGTTAAGAAATAGTAATAAAAATGCGCCTGATTGCAGACGAACTGTTTTTTCCTGACTATGATAATTTGTAGTTCCTGATAGATTGTAATGTATTTCTGATAATTGAAAGAGATTGAAGAAAAGGTTTTTTGACTAAGATTCTTCAGTCTTTTTCACTTTATCATCACTTTGTAAACGATTTACAATTCAAGCCAAATTATGGTAAAATAGTTTTATGAGTAAAATGTATTATGCAGAAAATCCTGATGCTGCTCACGACATTCATGAGTTGAGAGTGGAGTTGTTGGGAGAAAACATGACCTTTTTGACGGATGCGGGGGTTTTTAGCAAGAAAATGGTTGACTTTGGGAGTCAGCTCTTGCTCAAGTGCCTAGAGGTCAATGAAGGAGAGAAGGTCCTTGATGTGGGCTGTGGATATGGGCCATTGGGTTTGTCATTGGTCAAGGCTTATGGAGTTCAGGTGACCATGGTTGATATTAATAATCGCGCCTTGGACTTAGCACGACAAAATGCCGAAAGAAATAGAGTAGAAGCGGAGATTTTCCAATCCAATATCTATGAACAAGTTGAAGGGAAGTTTGACCATGTTATTTCCAATCCGCCGATTCGAGCGGGTAAACAGGTTGTTCATGAGATTATCGAAAAGAGCAGAGATTTCTTGAAAGACGGAGGAGATTTAACCATCGTCATTCAGAAAAAGCAAGGAGCTCCAAGTGCTAAAAATAAGATGGAAGATGTTTTTGGCAATTGTGAAATCGTAAAGAAAGATAAGGGATATTATATCCTTAGAAGTGTGAAAGCATGAGAGCAGTTGATTTAATCCAAAAGAAACGAGATGGTCAAGAACTGACTGCAGCTGAAATCAAATGGTTGGTAGAAGGCTATGTGGCTGGAACTGTTCCAGACTATCAGATGTCTGCTTTTGCTATGGCTGTTTATTTTAAAGGAATGACCACACGTGAGATTTCTGATCTGACGATGAATATGGTCAAGACAGGTCAGGAGTTTGACTTGTCAGCTATTGATGGGGTTAAAGTTGATAAGCACTCTACTGGTGGTGTAGGTGATAAGGTGACCTTAGTCTTGGCTCCACTTGTTGCGAGTTTCGGTGTGCCCGTTGCTAAAATGAGTGGTCGTGGTCTCGGCCATACTGGTGGAACAATTGATAAATTGGAGTCCATTAAGGGCTATCAAGTCGAGCGAAGTCAAGAAGATTTTATTCGTCAGGTACAGGACATTGGTGTATCTGTCATTGGGCAGTCAGATCAGCTGGTTAAAGCAGACAAACTTCTCTATGCCCTCCGAGATGTGACAGCAACTGTCGACACGATTCCTTTGATTGCTAGTTCTGTCATGAGCAAGAAAATTGCTGCTGGGGCGGATGCTATTTTGCTAGACGTAACGGTCGGTGAGGGTGCCTTCATGAAGACGGTTGATGAGGCGCGCAAATTAGCTCAAACCATGGTGGATCTTGGTAAGGCAGTTGGTCGAAAGACGGTAGCAGTCATTACCGATATGAGCCAACCCTTGGGAAGAGCCATTGGCAATCGTCTCGAAATCCTTGAGGCAATCGAGATTCTTCAAGGAAAAGGCCGAGAAGATATTAGTCACTTTATCTGCGAGCTAGCTCAGATTATGCTTGGCTTGGCTGATGTTGAGAAAACGATCGAGGAAATCCGTCAACACCTGGAAAATGGCCAAGCACTGGCTAAGTTTGAAGAAATGGTAGCAGCACAAGGCGGTGATTTAGAAGATCTCTATCGCCCCGTCAAAGTTGCCCATGTGGTGGAAATCCATGCTCAAGAAACGGGTGTTATTTCAGCCCTTCCAGCTATGGAATTTGGGCTCTATGCCATGAGACTAGGAGCTGGTCGTGCAGTCAAGTCTGATGACTTGGACTATGAAACAGGGATTGTTTTTGAAAAGAAAGTTGGAGATTCCGTTCAAAAGGGTGAAATTGTTGCAAAAGTTTATACAAATGGAAAAATTTCTTCTGAACTAGTTACAGAATTTCAAAAATATGTTAAAATAAATGATGGAGTGCAAAGTTTACGAGAAATTATAGAAATTATCTCATAAAACCAGGGAGAATCCGAATATGAAGTTAAATAAATATATTGATCATACGCTTTTAAAGCAAGATGCAAGCCAAGAACAAATTGATCGTTTGCTATCTGAAGCGCGTGAGTATGACTTTGCCAGCGTTTGTGTTAATCCCACATGGGTTAAACATGCGAAAACAGGGCTTGAAGGCTCAGATGTAAAAGTTTGTACAGTAGTAGGTTTTCCTTTGGGAGCAACAACTTCAGCTGTGAAAGCTTTTGAAACAAAGGAAGCTGTCCAAAATGGTGCAGATGAGATTGATATGGTTATCAATGTCGGTGCCCTCAAATCAGGCAATCTGGATTTGGTTGAATCGGACATCCGTGCTGTCGTAGAAGCAAGTGGTGACAAGCTGGTGAAAGTCATTATCGAAGCTTGCTTGTTGACAGACGATGAAAAGGTTGTGGCCTGCCAATTATCCCAGAAAGCAGGCGCTGACTTTGTCAAAACATCAACTGGATTTTCAACTGGTGGTGCCACTATTGAGGATGTTCAGTTGATGCGTGAAACAGTCGGGCCAGATATGGGAGTTAAGGCAGCTGGTGGAGCTCGTTCATATGCAGATGCTGTCGCTTTTGTGGAAGCAGGCGCTATCCGTATCGGAACATCTGCTGGTGTAGCGATTTTAAAAGGAGAATTGGCAGATGGCGACTACTGAGTTAATTGAACTAGCAATTGAAACCAGCAAACAAGCCTATGTCCCCTATTCTCATTTTCCCATAGGTGCTGTTTTAGTAGCCAAGGATGGTAGTATTTATACGGGTGTGAACATCGAGAATGCTAGTTATCCCTTGACTAATTGTGGAGAACGTACTGCTATTTTTAAAGCAGTTTCGGAGGGGCAACGAGAGTTTTCAGAATTGATTGTCTACGGACAAACTGAAAAACCCATCTCGCCATGTGGTGCTTGTCGCCAGGTCATGGTTGAATTTTTTGAACAAGATCTAAAAGTGACTTTAGTCGCTAAAGATAAATCGACGGTCGAGATGACGGTCGGGGAGTTACTTCCATACTCATTTACAGACTTAAACTAGTCTGAGTCACTCTCTGAGTGACGCGGTCCTTGTGGCCAACCAATCCATACTTGCAACATCGTTGCACATCTTATTTAGGAGGTTCAGTAATGAACAAGAAACAATGGCTAGGCCTTGGTCTAGTTGCAGTAGCAGCAGTTGGACTTGCTGCATGTGGTAACCGCTCTTCTCGTAACGCAGCTTCATCTTCATCAGAAATGAAGACCAAAGCAGCAATCGTAACAGATACTGGTGGTGTTGATGATAAATCATTTAACCAATCAG
This Streptococcus oralis DNA region includes the following protein-coding sequences:
- a CDS encoding class I SAM-dependent methyltransferase codes for the protein MSKMYYAENPDAAHDIHELRVELLGENMTFLTDAGVFSKKMVDFGSQLLLKCLEVNEGEKVLDVGCGYGPLGLSLVKAYGVQVTMVDINNRALDLARQNAERNRVEAEIFQSNIYEQVEGKFDHVISNPPIRAGKQVVHEIIEKSRDFLKDGGDLTIVIQKKQGAPSAKNKMEDVFGNCEIVKKDKGYYILRSVKA
- the coaA gene encoding type I pantothenate kinase; amino-acid sequence: MTNEFLHFEKISRQTWQSLHRKTTPPLTEEELESIKSFNDQISLQDVTDVYLPLVHLIHIYKRTKDDLAFSKGIFLQRESKSQPFIIGVSGSVAVGKSTTSRLLQILLSRTLPDATVELVTTDGFLYPNQILIDQDILNRKGFPESYDMEALLNFLDRLKNGQDVDIPVYSHEVYDIVLGEKQCVKAADFVIVEGINVFQNPQNERLYITDFFDFSIYVDAAVEDIESWYLDRFLKLLSFAQNDPNSYYHRFTQMPIGEVESFAHQVWTSINLTNLQNYIEPTRNRAEVILHKTKNHEIDEIYLKK
- a CDS encoding cytidine deaminase translates to MATTELIELAIETSKQAYVPYSHFPIGAVLVAKDGSIYTGVNIENASYPLTNCGERTAIFKAVSEGQREFSELIVYGQTEKPISPCGACRQVMVEFFEQDLKVTLVAKDKSTVEMTVGELLPYSFTDLN
- the metG gene encoding methionine--tRNA ligase codes for the protein MSEKNFYITTPIYYPSGKLHIGSAYTTIACDVLARYKRLMGYDVFYLTGLDEHGQKIQQKAEEAGITPQAYVDGMAVGVKELWKLLDISYDKFIRTTDDYHEKVVAQVFERLLAQDDIYLGEYSGWYSVSDEEFFTESQLAEVFRDEAGNVTGGIAPSGHEVEWVSEESYFLRLSKYQDRLVEFFKSHPDFITPDGRLNEMLRNFIEPGLEDLAVSRTTFTWGVPVPSNPKHVVYVWIDALLNYATALGYGQDDHANYDKFWNGTVFHMVGKDILRFHSIYWPILLMMLDMKLPARLIAHGWFVMKDGKMSKSKGNVVYPEMLVERYGLDPLRYYLMRSLPVGSDGTFTPEDYIGRINYELANDLGNLLNRTVSMINKYFDGQIPAYVEGVTEFDNALAEVAEQSISDYHTHMEAVDYPRALEAVWTLISRTNKYIDETAPWVLAKDEEHRDQLASVMSHLAASLRVVAHMIEPFMMGTSRAVLAQLGLAEVSSLENLSLADFPAGVTVVAKGTPIFPRLDMEEEIAYIKEQMEGNKPAVEKEWNPDEVELKLNKEEIKFEDFDKVEIRVAEVKEVSKVEGSDKLLQFRLDAGDGEDRQILSGIAKYYPNEQELVGKKVQIVANLKPRKMMKKYVSQGMILSAEHEGKLTLLTVDPAVPNGSVIG
- the rpsT gene encoding 30S ribosomal protein S20, whose amino-acid sequence is MANIKSAIKRAELNVKQNEKNSAQKSAMRTAIKAFEANPSEELFRAASSAIDKAETKGLIHKNKASRDKARLSAKLAK
- the deoC gene encoding deoxyribose-phosphate aldolase, which gives rise to MKLNKYIDHTLLKQDASQEQIDRLLSEAREYDFASVCVNPTWVKHAKTGLEGSDVKVCTVVGFPLGATTSAVKAFETKEAVQNGADEIDMVINVGALKSGNLDLVESDIRAVVEASGDKLVKVIIEACLLTDDEKVVACQLSQKAGADFVKTSTGFSTGGATIEDVQLMRETVGPDMGVKAAGGARSYADAVAFVEAGAIRIGTSAGVAILKGELADGDY
- a CDS encoding pyrimidine-nucleoside phosphorylase gives rise to the protein MRAVDLIQKKRDGQELTAAEIKWLVEGYVAGTVPDYQMSAFAMAVYFKGMTTREISDLTMNMVKTGQEFDLSAIDGVKVDKHSTGGVGDKVTLVLAPLVASFGVPVAKMSGRGLGHTGGTIDKLESIKGYQVERSQEDFIRQVQDIGVSVIGQSDQLVKADKLLYALRDVTATVDTIPLIASSVMSKKIAAGADAILLDVTVGEGAFMKTVDEARKLAQTMVDLGKAVGRKTVAVITDMSQPLGRAIGNRLEILEAIEILQGKGREDISHFICELAQIMLGLADVEKTIEEIRQHLENGQALAKFEEMVAAQGGDLEDLYRPVKVAHVVEIHAQETGVISALPAMEFGLYAMRLGAGRAVKSDDLDYETGIVFEKKVGDSVQKGEIVAKVYTNGKISSELVTEFQKYVKINDGVQSLREIIEIIS
- a CDS encoding DNA topology modulation protein, producing the protein MKIAIIGYSGAGKSTLAEKLSNYYSIPKLHMDTLQFQPGWQDSDREWMLTEMKNFLTKHEAWVIDGNYSWCCYEERMLEADQIIFLNFSPWTCLFRAFKRYLTYRGKVRESMAAGCPERFDWDFIRWILWDGRTKHAKERYQRVQETYPEKVIVLRSQKEMDYFLENLAHNKKNQRV